The sequence GTTTGATCTGAGAGTGAGATAGTCTGAGAATGCACTCAACCCGAAAAGCTTGCTTATATTAGATGAATAAGTTCAGATTTGTTGTTTATCTGATGCATCCAGCAGGTACAGAATATTACACAGCGAAAAATAGAACTCCCCAAGAAAAGGAAGTTGACTAAATAGAGTAAAAGGTCAAATACGTACAACCAATATATAGCACCAAAAAAGCAGAAAACTACAGACAACAACATTTCAATCAATGCCTAGGTTCTCCTTTAGATGCACATGGCTGGAACCTGAACTTCAGAAGACAACTTAATGATTGGGAGATAGATAACTTGGTAGAATTCTATGACACCCTCAACCTTTTCAAGAGTCCCTCCTCTCAGGAAGACACTCTTACATGGCAAGTGGATAAACAAAGGAGATTTTCAATCAGGTCAGCTTACAAGGAATTTAATTATTCTAACAACCAAATTAGTCGTTGGCCTTGGAAACTAATTTGGAAAGTTAAAATTCCACACAAAGTGGCTTGTTTCTCTTGGCTTGTGGCTAGGAAAGCGGTTCTAACTCATGAAGTACTTAAGAAAAGGGGCTTCCACCTATGCTCTAAATGTTATATGTGCAGAGAAGATTCAGAGACAATCAACCATCTTTTTTTACACTGCAAGTTAACTGTACAGCTTTGGAGGATTTTCCTTAATTCAAAAGGAATCATGTGGGTCATGCCAAGAGATACAGTTGAAGTGCTGGAGTGCTGGAACAAATATAGCACTCACTCagaagaacataaagaaagatagAAGATTGTCCCTGCTTGCATTTGGTGGACAGTTTGGAAAGAGAAATCAAAGGTGTTTTGAAGACAATTATAGCTCAACCCAGAAACTAAAGATGAAGTGTCTGGcccttttctatttttggtgtaaacatgAATATATGGAAGATGTAGAATCTTTTGTTGATGTTATAGGATCTCTGTAAGTAGGTTATAGCTTAGTACATCTTCCTTTATTCCATTGTAAGTATGAATCACTGCAGTTTTTATGCAGCAAATAGTTATACAAAAAATGTtaccttctcaaaaaaaaatttcctcaaaAGGACATATTATTTAGTACTGGTATTTAATGAACCTGGACCGAGCATATAGCCCATCCCACCTAATTCTGGGATAGGGTAATAGCTAATTGATTGAACTGTTAACAGAAAAGTATTTCTATTGCATTCAAGATTTTGgtatttagacttgtttttgaaaaatcaacCTGCTCCGGACCACAACGCAAGGCATGCCAATTCGCTCTGCTCCAGCAACCCCAGGTAGACTTCCGGAAACAAGCACACAATTGTCCACAGGAACATTTGCGTATTCTGCTCCTGCCCTTAATGCAGCCACAACATTCTGCAATCTttattagaagaaaataaagtattagACTTGACCACATTTACCAGCCACCAGATAGTTGAACAGCAGACCTACTGTGTGCCAAATTGCACTACGCACTCAATACAAATATGCATGAATTCCAGATAGTCCCCAAATGCTTCTGAATATTGTCTCCAACTACAAATCAAAGCTCCAAAAGTGAGCTATATGATCCAGTATGTTTCATGGACTTCTACTGCTCCTTTGACATACCTTTGTCGCATGTACGACATCGGTATATTTCAcaacatttttcaaaatacaCTGAGCATTCAGGTTTACTGTATGAATCCATAATAATATCTAGTATTTGCACCCAATTCCATGTAGCACCAATGATATTGATTTGGTAGTTGTTCCTAAAATTCAAAGATGCTCTGTAACAAATAGAGAAGTTGTCTACTAGTTTGATCAATGTGTTCCTAATGAGAGAAGGATTTTGCATGaatatttcaaatacacaagaaaaACTTGCATAAAATTGATCTTACTTCAACCAGAAAAAACCTTCAGCCAATATTTATACCTTTGTGCATGTAACACGTGGTCTGAAATAGCACCAATGAGATCAATAAGAAGTTAACGTATTTATGTGTTTACTATGATCCACATTTTTTTGTGAACCAGATTTCCTCTTCCTTTTTTTGATTGACAAGTCTCATTGGACCAGAATTAATTCACAGCAAATAATATCCTTTTTCCTTGGGCAAATCCCAAAGTACCACTATGATATACATATTAAGAGAGAAGACCTGCATTGTGTTGAATAAGCCACGTCAGTGCCGAGCTGGACTGATCACACGCTTCGTTTGCCTCTTTTTCATTTGGCGGGATAAACAGTTATGGTGGTTAACATTTGAATTCTTTAATTGGATTTTCCACTTCCTGTAATATCTTAGTTCATTTCCATTTCACAAATATAAACAGGACTTGTACTAcagaaatactcattgtgatatGATATTGGATCTCATTCTAAATATAAATAGGACTTGTACTAcagaaatactcattatgatatCATATTGGATCTCATTCCCTGCTTTCTTCTCTGAATCTCTCATTCTTCTTCCTTTCCTTCTTCATTGTTATTTTCTGCCTTTGATACATCTCTTTAGTAtcacatagatacatgaaatctCAAGCTTAAAAGCATGTGGGAAACAACATATTGGGACCCATCAAGCATCTTCAATTCTATTTAATTGTTGATAAGATTCCCAACAATGCCGGGATTGATGTGTAGATGATTATTGATTTTGGCAAGTTTAATCAAGCATCTTCATCCAGTTAATACAATGTCATATAGTGTGAAACTGAAGATAAACcaccaaaacaacaaaaaaataaattaaaaatacaacaTCAAAGAGAATGATAGAACTAACCCTTCACTTGAAGTAGTATCAATGTCGACAGTCAACTTTAGCATGGAAGCAACCTCCTTAGCAATTCTTTGCTCCTCAGCGGAAACTGGGTCAAAATAATATTGGGGAGGTGTGCAATTTCTTGTGTTGAGATATGGTACAAAGAGAGGAAACCAGTTTGTGCCATGAAATTTTAGCAGATTGTGCAACGAAATTGAACCAGATTGTCTGAGGTAATTTACCTGCTTTTCTTGCTTCTTTAGCCAGTTGCTCACCTAGGTCAGATGTCACTCCTTCTCCAAATACAATTTGGCCATAGGAACTTCGTTTTACCTCATCAATTccaattatttttatctttgcCATTTTATCATTTCCAAGCTTCTCAATGATAGATCTATAGTGAATCAAAGAACTGGTTACTTTTCCATTGATAGGCAGAACGTATGCAGTCAGAATTCTCTCACATCAAAACCCAATTTCATATGGGAGGAAATCAAAACGAGTTGTTTCACAGGCTAGTGTGGAAGTATCATTAATGTTGGATAAAATGGGAATTACTTCACACGCCAACTAATAGTCATTTCAATAACTAATGTTGCTACTTCATTtagagattttaattatttcctGATATGAATTAACCTGCAGAATCATTTAGTTTATATGACGACGTTCTAGCAACAAAGACCATAAGAAAACCGCAAAGTATATGATCTAGATCCAAGAAAcagaattttttaaataacaatgGTGTTCAGGCCATTTTGCACACACCTTGACTATTCTACTGGCTACCTACTACCCACACAGAATAGGTACAAGGATAACTCTGTCAAGGAATGGGTAGGTGGGAAAATCACCTAGTGTGTTTTGTATCCACTGCATCTCTCATTGTTTTCACCCATGTAATTAATCACTATGTCACACCCTTGGATGATTTAAGAAACGGCAATTTAACACTGACAGATTCCCAAATTCAACAATTTCAAGTGTTcggcatcagcaatttcattctTTAGATGTTAGAGTAACTTATTCAGTTTCATTCAACCGTACCCCACCCTAAGCTATATAAAAGAACTTAACATTCAGgaaaaaaatcttataaattcatATATGAAGAGCAGAGAGTTGTAAATGGCAGTAAACCTGACTTGTTTCTCCCCACTTTTACAGTAGCCTGTCAGCATCACTACCGGGACACCTTCTTCACATGCTTCATCAATAAATCTGCAAATTTGTAGCAGAATTTATTAagagaaataaaacaaaactaagaaaGAACAACCAACTAAATTAATAAATACAAGAACCACGGAATCAAACAAACTGTACACTGGTAATCGAGACGCTAAAGAGTTAGCTTGACAATTGCTAAATATTCTAACCTGTAACCTCCTTAATAAATTATGACAATTATCATTGAGAAGTAAACTTGCAGGCATTTAAAATGTTACAACTAAATTTATGGATCAAAGACGTGATAAATTGCTCAACGCATCaaaatttagatgtttaaacCATTGAGCTTAGCCATGTTATATGGGAGTGAATGTTGGACTGCTGAAATCCAATACATCTACACGATGAGTGTCAAAGAGATGTGGATGCTATAAAAATATGTGGTCATAAAAGACTAATATTAGAAATGATTGCAGAGACAGGGTGAATAGTGGGAGGTAAGCTAGCCTTGGAAGATGCAGTGGAAGACTAAGTGCCCGTTTGGATTGGCTTTTGGCTTTGTTTTGGTCATTTTAGCCTAAAACCAAGTACTTATAAGCACTTCTTTAATTTACCCAAACACTCCAAAATTATTTAAAAGCTATTTGGTTTCAAAGAACCTAAAATAAGCCAATTCACTCAAGCATATGTAACGAGTCATGCCTTATAGTATACGAGCTCTATTAGAAAGCTGGCAAAGTCAGAAAGTtggcaaaagaaagaagaaaatctggAAAAGCATCCCTCTTTGCATCATGTGGCCCATTTGGTTGGGAAGAAACAGCAGATGCTTTGAAGACAAAAGTTCTCATATTTCTGTTGTGAAGAATAGATGTCTGCAGAATTTATATTTTCGGTGTAGCTTGTACTTATCTGTACCTTCTTGATACCTTTTTCAATCAATTTTAACCTATCTTATAAAAAATAACTGCATCAGCAAGAAGGTTCATGCATCTAATATCAAGGATAAAATAAGAGGAGGTCATTTGAGATGGTATGGTCATATCCAGTGTCGACCGGCAGATGCACCAGTTCCCAGATGTGAGGCCATGGTGAGTGAAGATGTTAAGGGAGCGAGGTAGACCTAAAATCACTTATAAAAAGTTGCTCAAGGGATCTACAATATCTTAGAATCCATAGTGACTTGGCGACAGATTAGGCACAACGAAAGAAAATTGTCTATATATCCGATacttgaaggggagccttggagtagccggtaaagttgcttccatgtgattataaggtcatgggttcaagccgtggaaacgtCCTCtagcaaaaatgcaaggtaaggcttctacaatagacccttgtggtccaaCCTTTCCCCGGACCTCGCGCATAACGGGAGCCttagtgcatcgggctgcccCTTTTTGTTTTTTAATCCAATACTTATTGGTTGAAATTATGTTACACTACATCCTATGTTTTTTCAAGAGTTAGAATTATATGCTAGTAGAAAATATAAGGAACTTcaggtaatttttatttttattttgcttaaTATTATCATGATATGAATTTAAGTGGAGTAACATAGGATTCATATAGTTGATGCCAACTTGTTTGGGATTGAGGTAGTTGTTGTTGTAAATCATTAAGCTTAGCACACAAAACTAAACATTCAAAAATGTCAAGGATCCGAAGATTGTTGCATGGCAAAAGTCACAACATCTGAATTACAAGAGGGTCTTGGAACGGCTGGGTGGGGAAAAATATAGCTCCATTATTTCTGGACATAAAGCAAAACAATGTAGATTTCCTCTGTTGAGTTTGTCCCCAAATTTCTATAGAAAGGGACAAGAGAGATCATAACTCATATGGTAAAGCAAACAAGGATTAATCTCAGTGGAACTATTGGCTCAACTATTACATGAACCTATTGTATAAATGAATATTTAACTCCACTCTGAACTACCATTAAGCAATGAGGACTGCGGCTTGGATCTCAAGATGAGTCTGATACCAACTCAAATTGGAAAACATTAAATAAACTAGGCTTTTGAATGGGTTCCCTCTAAaatttgctgaaaataataggagaaaaaacTGAATAGCCTCAATTTTTAACGAAAATAAACCTAACACCTGACAGCAGCATCTAATACTAAAAAGTAAATCAACACATAAATCTTTAAGCATATAATGGAAACATGATTCTGTTTCGACCATGTCAAAGGAAATCTTTCTCCTCTTCTTACACTTAGTGCACAGCATTACCCAAATAAAAGATTGGAGTAACCATCGGAGACCTCACTGTAATGCAAGGTCAAAGGAGAAATCATCCGGATGGTGCATAAATCACTGAAGTTCAGACAAGGATTTACTtcatcatgaaattgatgatcaTTTGTAGAGAAAATTAAATACATAACATATGAACAAATGACTTGAAGCAAGAAAAACTACTTACTCTTCAACACCAGGTCTTAAAGGTAAGGTTTTTGACATGACAAGTTCATCCAATGCAATTTTCTGCAACCAATGAACCCATTATTCAGattattaattcaaattcaacaaaGATCATGCAAGCAATATTATCTTTCGTTAGAAATGGAATATGAAATTGAACCCATtccaaaacaagtccaaatagCCTCTGTCCCAAAAGATAGTCTTGGCTCGGAATACGTGGGCTAGACTAACTAACGTTCGGTGTGAATTCCGATGTAgaatcttcaatttttttaaaataaatttacgTACTTAGAAACTATATAAAAAGTATTGTCACAATAgttaacaattcaaaatatttagaaAGAATTTGAAAAGATTATGGCCAAAGAAAATATTCTTTGACCGTCCATAACTAAGACAATCTTTTTGGGACAGACGGAGTACAAAAGCAAAAAAGGAACAGGAAAACAACAGCTGCCACACTGGATATAACAGTGAGTACAACTACGAGAAAACGCAACAGCAAATTGATTTTAGTAAAAGCACAAATATTAAG comes from Capsicum annuum cultivar UCD-10X-F1 chromosome 2, UCD10Xv1.1, whole genome shotgun sequence and encodes:
- the LOC107858985 gene encoding CBBY-like protein (The sequence of the model RefSeq protein was modified relative to this genomic sequence to represent the inferred CDS: added 263 bases not found in genome assembly); this encodes MAMETTSCSILNTSRFCTNYHYNNNSSKLCNIPTIKHLQFPLLPLRNFNYRIGKSYGDGLFVNSSSSFSNTSQQTPSRQLAVLLEVEGVLMDVDRLGNRQSFNAAFRKLGLDCANWSQPVYQDLVKKSIGDEERMLVLFFNRIGWPTSLPTSEKGPFMKGVLREKKIALDELVMSKTLPLRPGVEEFIDEACEEGVPVVMLTGYCKSGEKQVRSIIEKLGNDKMAKIKIIGIDEVKRSSYGQIVFGEGVTSDLGEQLAKEARKAVSAEEQRIAKEVASMLKLTVDIDTTSSEGWRQYSEAFGDYLEFMHICIECVVQFGTQLQNVVAALRAGAEYANVPVDNCVLVSGSLPGVAGAERIGMPCVVVRSSSTARAEFPGAKAIMDGFGGADLTISRLRQIQGS